The following proteins are co-located in the Solanum pennellii chromosome 8, SPENNV200 genome:
- the LOC107028045 gene encoding vacuolar-processing enzyme alpha-isozyme-like gives MFAKINVASFLITLFVVLVEGSNMIESIFEDHENSIGTKWAVLVAGSSEWYNYRHQADICHAYQLLKKGGLKDENIVVFMYDDIAYHSENPKPGVIINKPHGPDVYNGVPKDYTGKHCNAQNFYGVVLGNKSALTGGSGKVVNSGPNDYIFIYYADHGGSGVIDMPIEPSIYAKDLNEVLKKKHASRTYEKMVFYLEACESGSMFEGLPYKGLNIYVTTASKADEDSFATYCSPKGYETTCLGDLFSVSWLENSELQDRQVETLKKQYQRIRKRVLNNGTEGSHMMEYGDLHIHEDALSIYMGSNFPTHTSTKNNYASNSRYVNQRDVQLLYLISKFQNAPEGSRRKSEAYRKLSKVILKREHVDKSVKHIGQILFGVENGQKVLNIVRPAGQPLVDDWDCLKSFVKIFESHCGSLTSYGKKYVRGFANMCNAGIQRDQMDAAAKQTCSS, from the exons atgtttgCTAAAATTAATGTTGCATCATTCTTAATTACACTTTTTGTGGTACTAGTTGAGGGTAGTAACATGATAGAGAGTATTTTTGAAGATCATGAGAATTCAATTGGAACTAAATGGGCTGTGTTAGTAGCTGGATCAAGTGAATGGTATAATTACAGACATCAG GCTGATATATGTCATGCTTATCAATTACTGAAAAAAGGCGGTCTAAAAGATGAAAACATTGTTGTATTCATGTATGATGACATTGCTTACCATTCTGAAAATCCTAAACCTGGAGTTATCATAAATAAGCCACATGGCCCTGATGTGTACAACGGAGTACCCAAG GATTACACAGGAAAACATTGTAATGCTCAAAACTTTTATGGTGTTGTCCTGGGAAACAAAAGTGCTCTAACTGGAGGCAGTGGAAAAGTTGTAAACAGTGGTCCaaatgattatatttttatttactatgCTGATCATGGTGGTTCTGGTGTAATTG ATATGCCTATAGAACCATCAATTTATGCCAAGGACCTAAATGAGGTCTTGAAGAAAAAACATGCTTCTAGGACTTACGAAAAAATG gtatttTATCTGGAAGCTTGTGAATCTGGAAGTATGTTCGAAGGTCTTCCTTATAAAGGTTTGAATATTTATGTAACGACTGCATCAAAAGCCGATGAAGATAGTTTTGCTACATATTGTTCCCCAAAAGGTTATGAAACTACTTGTTTGGGAGATTTGTTCAGTGTTTCTTGGCTAGAGAATAG TGAATTGCAGGATCGACAAGTTGAAACCTTGAAGAAGCAGTATCAACGA ATTCGTAAAAGAGTGTTAAACAATGGTACAGAAGGTTCCCATATGATGGAATATGGTGATTTACATATACATGAGGATGCTCTTTCCATATATATGGGTTCTAATTTCCCAACACATACTTCTACCAAGAATAACTACGCCTCAAACTCAAGATATGTTAATCAACGCGATGTTCAACTCTTATATCTCATATCCAAG TTTCAGAATGCTCCTGAAGGGTCTAGAAGAAAATCGGAAGCTTATAGGAAACTAAGTAAAGttatattaaaaagagaacatgTAGACAAGAGTGTAAAACATATTGGACAAATTTTATTTGGAGTTGAGAATGGTCAAAAAGTGCTCAACATTGTTAGACCTGCTGGACAACCCCTTGTTGATGATTGGGATTGTCTTAAATCCTTT GTGAAGATATTTGAGTCGCATTGTGGATCATTGACTAGCTATGGTAAAAAATACGTCCGTGGATTTGCTAATATGTGTAATGCTGGAATTCAAAGGGACCAAATGGATGCAGCTGCTAAACAAACATGTTCTTCTTAA